TACCCTGCCCGAATTTCCAACCCTGCGCCGTTTTCTCGACTGGTGTGCGGCGGAGGGCGAGCTGGCCTCCATTCCCGATCCCGTGGCGCTCCGCCACCAGATGACAGCCGTCCACCGCCGGGTACTCGAGGCGGGCGGTCCGGTCCTGCGTTTCGAACGGCCGGTGGACGCGGAGGGGGCGGTGCTGCCGGTGCCGGTGGTGACCAATCTCTTCGGAACGACGCGGCGGGTGGCCGCGGGGCTCGGCATCGCTCCGGAAGGGCTCGACGCCCTAGGTGCCTTTCTCGCCGCGCTGCGCACGCCCGAGGCGCCGGACGGGCTGCGCGGGGCGCTGGCGCAATGGCCGATGCTGAAGGCGGCCCTGTCGATGCGTCCGCGCCTGCTGCGCCATGCGCCGGTGCAGGAGGAGGTGCTGACCGGCGGCGACATCGACCTCGCGCGGCTGCCGGTGCCGACGCACTGGCCGGGCGACGCCGGGCCGCTGGTCACCTGGCCGGTGGTGATCACCCGGCCAAGGGACAGCAGCGCCGACGAGGTGGGGCGCTACAACGCCGGGATATACCGCGCGCAGGTGATCGGGCGCGACCGGCTGATTCTGCGCTGGCTCGCGCATCGAGGCGGCGCGGCGCATCACCGGTCCTGGCAGCAGGCGGGCGAGGCGATGCCGGTGGCGGTCGTGCTCGGTGCCGATCCCGCCACGCTGCTCTCGGCTGCGCTGCCCTTGCCCGAGACGGTCTCGGAGCTGAGCTTCTCGGGCGTGATGAACGGGCGCCGGCCGGAAATGGTGCCCGCGCGCACGGTGCCGTTGATGGTGCCCGCCGGGGCGGAGATCGTGCTCGAGGGCCGGGTCGCGCCGCAGGACACCGCCCCCGAAGGTCCGTTCGGCGACCATACCGGCTATTACAACCCCGCCGAACCCTTCCCGGTGATGCAACTGAGTGCCCTCACCCGGCGCCGCGCGCCGCTCTACCTCTCCACCTATACTGGCCGCCCTCCCGACGAACCGGCCATCGTCGGCGAGGTGTTCAACCGTCTCGCGCTGCCCACGATCCGGGCCCAGATCCCGGAGATCCGCGATCTCTGGCTGCCGCCGGCGGCCTGCTCCTACCGCATTGCGGTGATCGCCATCGAGAAACGCTATCCAGGGCAGGCGCGGCGGGTGATGATGGCGCTCTGGGGCATGCTGGCGCAGTTCAGCTACACCAAGATGATCGTCGTCGTGGACGCCGATATCGACCCGCGCAACTGGGACGACATCGCCTGGGCGCTGGCGAGCCGGATGGACCCGGCGCGCGATGTGACGGTGCTGAAGGACACGCCGATGGACTATCTCGATTTCGCCTCGCCCGAACCGGGGCTCGCAGGCAAGATCGGCATCGACGCCACCACCAAGATCGGCGCGGAGACCCATCGTATCTGGGGCGAGGTGATGCGCACCGCGCCGGAGGATGCGGCGTTTGCCGACGAACTGTTGCGCCGGGTGATGCCGGAGCTGATGCCGGGGCCGGGCGCATGACCGCGCCGCGCGTGGTCCTGGGCGTGGCGGGCGCCTCGGGGGCGGCGCTGGCGCTGGCCGTGGCACGCGGACTGCGGGTGCGGGGGGTGGAGACGGATCTGGTGGTGAGCCGCGCGGCCGAACGCACGCTTGCCGCGGAACTCGGCCCCGATGCGCTCGCCGGCTTGCGCGCGCTCGCGACCCGAAGCCATTCGGTCGGGGATGTCGGTGCGTCGATCGCCTCGGGCTCGGTGCCGGTTGCGGGCATGATCGTCGCGCCCTGTTCGATGCGCTCGCTCGCCGCGATTGCGCATGGCTTCGACGACAGCTTGCTGACCCGCGCCGCTGGCGTGCAGCTGAAGGAACGCCGCCCGCTGGTGCTGATCGCGCGCGAGGCGCCGCTCACGGCCGCGCATCTGCGCAACATGCTGGCGGTGACGGAACTGGGCGGAATTGTGTTCCCTCCGGTGCCGGCCTTCTACCTCGGCCTCCCGAGCCTTGAGGCGGCGGTCGAACAGATCGCTGCCCGCGCCATAGACCTTCTGCGTCTCGGCCCGGCGCAGGCACGGCAATGGGACGGCTGATCCGGGTCGGCACGGGTTCTGGCCGGAGGGCGGCCGCGCGTGACGGCTCTGTCCGGCTCCGCGTGCACCGCGGCCCCGCCTCACATTGACGTCAGATCGGCCGGGCGCACCGCTTTGCGTTTTGCCCCTTTCC
The nucleotide sequence above comes from Celeribacter indicus. Encoded proteins:
- a CDS encoding UbiD family decarboxylase; translation: MRTLPEFPTLRRFLDWCAAEGELASIPDPVALRHQMTAVHRRVLEAGGPVLRFERPVDAEGAVLPVPVVTNLFGTTRRVAAGLGIAPEGLDALGAFLAALRTPEAPDGLRGALAQWPMLKAALSMRPRLLRHAPVQEEVLTGGDIDLARLPVPTHWPGDAGPLVTWPVVITRPRDSSADEVGRYNAGIYRAQVIGRDRLILRWLAHRGGAAHHRSWQQAGEAMPVAVVLGADPATLLSAALPLPETVSELSFSGVMNGRRPEMVPARTVPLMVPAGAEIVLEGRVAPQDTAPEGPFGDHTGYYNPAEPFPVMQLSALTRRRAPLYLSTYTGRPPDEPAIVGEVFNRLALPTIRAQIPEIRDLWLPPAACSYRIAVIAIEKRYPGQARRVMMALWGMLAQFSYTKMIVVVDADIDPRNWDDIAWALASRMDPARDVTVLKDTPMDYLDFASPEPGLAGKIGIDATTKIGAETHRIWGEVMRTAPEDAAFADELLRRVMPELMPGPGA
- a CDS encoding UbiX family flavin prenyltransferase, giving the protein MTAPRVVLGVAGASGAALALAVARGLRVRGVETDLVVSRAAERTLAAELGPDALAGLRALATRSHSVGDVGASIASGSVPVAGMIVAPCSMRSLAAIAHGFDDSLLTRAAGVQLKERRPLVLIAREAPLTAAHLRNMLAVTELGGIVFPPVPAFYLGLPSLEAAVEQIAARAIDLLRLGPAQARQWDG